Proteins from one Antennarius striatus isolate MH-2024 chromosome 12, ASM4005453v1, whole genome shotgun sequence genomic window:
- the pms1 gene encoding PMS1 protein homolog 1 — MKQLPPDTVRLLSSSQVITSVVNVVKELMENSLDAGASSIDVKLENYGLDRIEVRDNGHGIKAEDTAVMAVRHFTSKICSQEDLERLETYGFRGEALGSICAVAEVAVITKTEDDDVSIQYTLNPTGGIVSQKPSHLGQGTTVSVLKLFKNLPVRRQYYSSTKKCKDELKQVQDLLLAYAIIKPDLRLTLVHNKVVVWQKAKVANHRSALVATLGSGTVGNLLPCHHHQEQPEILLEGFFPKPGADFSSTSSSNPDKTFIFVNNRPVHQKDIMKLLRQHYAAQYPDDSARSRYPILMLKVAVPPSSVDVNLTPDKTQVLLHDKEAVLTALEAFLVSLYGYRPPPPGPLQTDQEHGVGRDGGLSTHTDNFLKDAVKANGANAPLGRQTSNSSSSSSIAEDWIVNQTPAGLVCNDQSCSQPAESLEDTTASGLDKNELSAEDWSGGTAVTDPVSGEPLQPVIIFQPSRNNQCDSDEIKNQSNSGKKTFNAITEKRAALTAYDLISNRATRAPLSAAALFEKEARGEVLREKPAASLQDISTAVHERWKNLGEEDRKKYEDKAQKHLELHQQKTKLASEGPGETSTAPPRGQKRKAPPSNQKLLDQLFSAQPQKKSRSPASKPWQPLPCSVPLLRRQLQRLSSQSGASAEPRGLRLVNRLASQSAWVILCGQRLTLLNPFRVEEALLFKRLLEKNILPAARLQDPIQLTDGTLGGAEYKEALCGMEKQSPEPNGVVLFSDPRLVANGFKIQLLPGLSSAERHLEVTAMADYVPFLGVEDLREILTAVVLRKAKTVKECRPLKVTNYLQGEAVRLARQLPTNVSREDVEDTLLRMQRQLGDDIQTCIHGRPFLHRLCDVPSTDRDAEALLKPLQP, encoded by the exons ATGAAGCAGCTGCCTCCAGACACGGTGCGGCTGCTGTCCAGCTCCCAGGTCATCACCTCTGTGGTCAATGTTGTGAAAGAACTGATGGAGAATTCTCTGGATGCGGGGGCTTCAAGCATTGATGTGAAACTG GAGAACTACGGTCTCGACCGGATAGAAGTGCGAGATAACGGTCATGGAATCAAAGCTGAGGACACTGCTGTGATGGCCGTGAGACACTTCACTTCAAAGATCTGCAGCCAGGAGGACCTGGAGCGACTGGAGACGTACGGCTTCCGGGGAGAGGCACTGGGATCCATCTGTGCCGTCGCCGAG GTGGCTGTCATCACAAAGACAGAGGACGATGATGTCAGCATTCAGTACACGCTCAACCCCACCGGAGGGATTGTTTCTCAGAAGCCGTCTCACTTGGGCCAAG gTACCACGGTGAGCGTTCTGAAGCTTTTCAAGAATCTTCCAGTCAGACGTCAGTATTACTCCTCCACTAAGAAGTGCAAAGATGAACTGAAGCAAGTGCAGGACCTGCTGCTGGCGTACGCCATCATAAAGCCTGACCTGAGGCTCACACTTGTTCACAATAAA GTGGTGGTCTGGCAGAAAGCCAAGGTGGCCAATCACAGAAGTGCCCTCGTAGCAACGCTGGGATCCGGCACCGTCGGCAACCTGTTGCCTTGCCACCATCACCAGGAGCAACCGGAA ATTCTCCTTGAAGGCTTTTTTCCAAAGCCTGGAGCGGATTTCTCATCGACGAGCTCATCCAACCCGGATAAAACCTTTATATTTGTTAACAACCGGCCCGTCCACCAGAAGGATATCATGAAG TTGCTGCGTCAGCACTACGCCGCTCAGTACCCAGACGACTCGGCCCGGAGCCGTTATCCCATCCTCATGCTTAAAGTTGCAGTTCCGCCCTCCTCGGTTGACGTCAATCTGACGCCGGATAAGACCCAGGTGCTTCTGCACGACAAG GAGGCCGTGCTGACGGCACTGGAGGCGTTTCTGGTGTCTCTGTACGGCTATCGGCCGCCACCACCCGGCCCTCTACAGACCGACCAGGAACACGGCGTAGGACGGGACGGCGGTCTCTCCACCCACACGGACAACTTTCTCAAAGATGCCGTCAAAGCTAACGGCGCTAATGCTCCACTGGGTCGCCAGACATCCAACAGCAGCTCCTCGTCCTCCATCGCAGAGGACTGGATCGTCAACCAGACCCCAGCGGGGCTTGTCTGTAATGACCAGAGCTGCAGCCAGCCAGCAGAAAGCCTGGAGGACACCACTGCGTCCGGTCTGGACAAAAACGAGTTATCAGCTGAGGACTGGAGTGGGGGGACCGCTGTGACCGACCCCGTATCGGGTGAACCTCTGCAGCCCGTCATTATCTTCCAGCCCTCCAGGAACAATCAGTGCGACTCAGATGAGATTAAGAATCAGAGCAACTCGGGCAAAAAGACGTTCAACGCCATCACAGAGAAGCGGGCGGCTCTGACGGCCTACGACCTGATCAGCAACCGGGCCACGAGGGCGCCGCTGTCGGCCGCCGCCCTGTTCGAGAAGGAGGCCAGAGGGGAGGTCCTGAGGGAGAAACCCGCCGCCAGCCTGCAGGATATCAGCACCGCCGTCCACGAGAGGTGGAAAAATCTGGGGGAGGAAGACCGTAAGAA GTATGAGGACAAGGCGCAGAAACACCTGGAACTCCACCAACAAAAGACTAAGCTGGCATCTGAAGGGCCCGGAGAGACGAGCACCGCCCCCCCGAGGGGCCAGAAACGCAAGGCCCCTCCGTCCAACCAGAAGCTGCTGGACCAGCTCTTCTCTGCGCAGCCCCAGAAGAAGAGCCGGAGCCCGGCGTCCAAACCCTGGCAGCCCCTCCCCTGCAGCGTGCCTCTGCTGCGGCGGCAGCTCCAGCGCCTTTCATCCCAGAGCGGTGCGTCGGCGGAGCCGCGGGGCCTCCGTCTTGTAAACCGACTGGCCTCTCAGAGCGCCTGGGTCATTTTATGTGGTCAGAGGCTCACGTTGTTAAACCCGTTCCGAGTGGAGGAAGCCTTGCTGTTTAAGAGACTTCTGGAGAAGAACATACTCCCAGCAGCACGCCTGCAGGACCCCATACAGCTAACAGATGG AACTCTAGGAGGAGCTGAGTATAAGGAAGCTCTGTGCGGTATGGAGAAACAAAGCCCCGAGCCGAACGGGGTGGTTCTTTTCTCCGACCCCAGGCTCGTGGCTAACGGGTTCAAAATCCAGCTCCTGCCAG GCCTCTCATCAGCCGAGAGACATCTGGAAGTGACGGCCATGGCCGACTACGTGCCTTTCCTCGGCGTGGAGGACCTCAGGGAGATCCTGACTGCCGTTGTCCTCAGGAAGGCCAAGACCGTGAAGGAGTGCCGGCCGCTGAAAGTCACAAACTACCTCCAG GGCGAAGCTGTCCGACTCGCCCGACAGCTGCCCACCAACGTGTCCAGGGAGGACGTGGAAGACACCCTGCTGAGGATGCAGCGGCAGCTGGGCGACGACATCCAGACCTGCATCCACGGGCGACCGTTTCTCCACCGCTTGTGCGACGTCCCGTCGACGGACCGGGACGCCGAGGCGCTGCTGAAGCCTCTACAGCCATAA
- the c12h2orf88 gene encoding small membrane A-kinase anchor protein, translated as MGCVKSKKSESAAKNAGNSTDRADCRGKGWRGEKAYLVQSELGSPDSRPQVNPALLEYAQRLSEEIVVRAVQQWVEVDRRYCDIPYIECDLP; from the coding sequence ATGGGGTGCGTCAAATCCAAGAAGAGCGAATCTGCAGCCAAAAATGCTGGAAACTCCACGGACAGAGCGGATTGCAGAGGCAAGGGCTGGCGGGGTGAGAAGGCCTACTTGGTGCAGTCGGAGTTGGGGTCGCCGGATAGTCGCCCTCAGGTCAACCCGGCGCTGCTGGAGTACGCCCAGAGGCTGTCTGAGGAGATCGTAGTGCGGGCCGTCCAGCAGTGGGTGGAGGTGGACCGCCGCTACTGTGACATCCCCTACATCGAGTGCGACTTGCCTTGA
- the mstnb gene encoding growth/differentiation factor 8: MHLSQIVFYLSLVIALGPVVLSDQETHQQPSATSPEDTEQCATCDVRQQIKTMRLNAIKSQILSKLRMKEAPNISRDTVRQLLPKAPPLQQLLDQYDVLGDDNRDVIMEEDDEHAVTETVMMMAGEPESNVQMDGEPKCCFFSIAQKFQANRIVRAQLWVHLRPSDEATTVFLQISRLMPVTDGSRHIRIRSLKLDVKAGVSSWQSIDVKQVLSVWLRQPETNWGIEINAFDSRGKDLAVTSSQPGEAGMQPFLEVKISEGPKRPRRDSGLDCDENSPESRCCRYPLTVDFEDFGWDWIIAPKRYKANYCSGECEYMHLQKYPHTHLVNKANPRGTAGPCCTPTKMSPINMLYFNREEQIIYGKIPSMVVDRCGCF, encoded by the exons ATGCATCTGTCTCAGATCGTGTTCTATCTTAGCTTGGTCATTGCTTTGGGTCCAGTAGTTTTGAGTGACCAAGAAACGCACCAGCAGCCCTCCGCCACCAGCCCAGAGGACACGGAGCAGTGCGCTACCTGTGACGTCCGGCAGCAAATCAAAACCATGCGATTAAACGCCATCAAATCTCAGATTCTGAGCAAACTGCGAATGAAAGAAGCTCCAAACATCAGCCGAGACACGGTGAGGCAGCTCCTGCCCAAAGCGCCGccgctgcagcagctgctcgaCCAGTACGACGTGCTGGGAGATGACAACAGGGATGTGATCATGGAGGAGGACGATGAGCATGCCGTCACGGAGACAGTAATGATGATGGCCGGCGAAC CCGAGTCCAACGTCCAAATGGATGGGGAACCAAAATGCTGCTTTTTCTCTATTGCGCAAAAGTTCCAAGCCAATCGCATCGTCCGAGCGCAACTCTGGGTGCATTTGCGCCCGTCGGACGAGGCGACCACCGTGTTCCTCCAAATCTCCCGCCTGATGCCGGTCACAGACGGGAGCAGGCACATACGCATCCGCTCCCTGAAGCTCGACGTGAAGGCCGGGGTCAGCTCCTGGCAAAGCATCGACGTCAAGCAGGTGCTGAGCGTGTGGCTGCGGCAGCCGGAGACCAACTGGGGCATCGAAATCAACGCCTTCGATTCGAGGGGGAAAGATCTGGCCGTGACTTCCTCACAGCCCGGAGAGGCAGGAATG CAACCCTTCCTGGAGGTGAAGATCTCCGAGGGCCCCAAGCGTCCCCGGAGAGACTCGGGCCTGGACTGCGACGAGAACTCCCCGGAGTCCCGCTGCTGCCGCTACCCGCTCACGGTGGACTTCGAGGACTTTGGCTGGGACTGGATTATTGCCCCCAAGCGCTACAAGGCCAACTATTGCTCCGGGGAGTGTGAGTACATGCACTTGCAGAagtacccacacacacatctggtgaACAAGGCCAACCCCAGAGGGACCGCCGGGCCCTGCTGCACCCCCACCAAGATGTCGCCCATCAACATGCTCTACTTCAACCGGGAGGAGCAGATCATCTACGGCAAGATCCCCTCCATGGTGGTGGATCGTTGTGGATGCTTTTGA
- the ormdl1 gene encoding ORM1-like protein 1, whose amino-acid sequence MNVGVAHSEVNPNTRVMNSRGIWLTYALGVGMLHIVLLSIPFFSVPVVWTLTNVIHNLGMYVFMHAVKGTPFETPDQGKARLLTHWEQLDYGVQFTSSRKFFTISPIILYFLASFYSKYDTTHFVINTASLLSVLIPKLPQLHGVRIFGINKY is encoded by the exons ATGAACGTGGGTGTGGCACACAGCGAGGTGAACCCGAACACCAGGGTCATGAACAGCCGAGGGATCTGGCTGACGTACGCGCTTGGCGTGGGGATGCTTCACATCGTTCTCCTGAGCATCCCTTTCTTCAGCGTCCCAGTGGTGTGGACTCTCACTAACGTCATTCACAACTTG GGAATGTATGTCTTCATGCATGCAGTTAAAGGAACGCCGTTTGAGACTCCTGACCAGGGGAAAGCCAGACTCCTCACACACTGGGAGCAGCTGGACTACGGCGTGCAGTTCACCTCATCGAGAAAGTTCTTCACCATCTCCCCCATCATCCT ATACTTCCTGGCGAGCTTCTACTCAAAGTATGACACGACCCACTTCGTCATCAACACCGCCTCGCTGCTGAGCGTCCTGATCCCCAAGCTGCCGCAGCTACACGGTGTGAGGATTTTCGGCATCAACAAGTATTAA